From a region of the Cyclopterus lumpus isolate fCycLum1 chromosome 5, fCycLum1.pri, whole genome shotgun sequence genome:
- the ngfb gene encoding nerve growth factor produces the protein MRSSMLVLFLLFSAQAVAAIGGAARQQGPGHNSNSIPTVDPKLFTRRRYLSPRVLFSSQPPDAEPAESQGAGGRTRRRAAQPQHRGVYSVCESISVWVGNKTKATDISGNEVTVLPDVNINNVNKKQYFFETTCHSARAGSSGCLGIDARHWNSYCTNSHTFVRALTTFKNLVAWRLIRINVACVCVLSRKSWRQ, from the coding sequence ATGAGGTCGTCCATGCTggtcctgttcctcctcttcagtGCCCAGGCTGTGGCCGCCATCGGAGGAGCAGCGCGGCAGCAGGGTCCAGGCCACAACTCCAACTCCATCCCCACGGTGGACCCCAAGCTCTTCACCAGGCGCCGCTACCTCTCACCCCGGGTGCTCTTCAGCTCTCAGCCGCCCGATGCCGAGCCAGCAGAGTCGCAGGGTGCCGGCGGGAGGACCCGCAGGCGAGCCGCGCAGCCTCAGCACCGCGGAGTTTACTCCGTGTGCGAGAGCATCAGCGTCTGGGTGGGCAACAAGACTAAAGCCACGGACATCTCGGGCAACGAGGTGACAGTGCTGCCGGACGTGAACATCAACAATGTGAACAAGAAGCAGTACTTCTTTGAGACGACGTGTCACAGCGCCCGCGCGGGCAGCTCCGGCTGTCTGGGAATCGATGCCAGGCACTGGAACTCCTACTGCACCAACTCGCACACGTTTGTCCGAGCGCTGACTACGTTTAAGAACCTGGTGGCGTGGAGGCTCATACGCATCAAcgtggcctgtgtgtgtgtgctgagccGCAAGTCGTGGCGGCAGTGA